CTGTCCGGCTGCTGTGCCTCTGCACGCCTTCATCTGGCCGGCAGAACCACGCGTGGGGTTTATATGTGGGGATCGTTTTATTTTTAGGTGGGGATCCGTTTAATGTGGGTGGCgtgtttcagttttattttcttgggcAGCTCCTGATAGCGCAGTGGGAAAATATGCCCCCCCAGACCTCGTCGTCGCGCAGGGAAAGCTGAAACAAAGCGAGCTTAAGTAGCCAGGCTGAATCTCTGTTTTGCCAGAGATAAGTTTTGTGGAACCTTGAAAATGCTctttagcaaaaagaaaaattctgtaaaaGAGAAGGTGTATTCTAAACTCATCTTTCCAAGAAAGTCAGTGATCTTTACTTGGAATGTGTACTGACACCTGTACAGCTTCAGAGaacttttgtttctgtttccacagaaaagaagcaatatGCAAAGTGGAAGGAAACctgaaactgcttttttaacagaaaagtactggctttctctctctttcacatgttttccttttgcttcatAATGGAAGGATCAGAGTTATCTGAATCGTTTGGGCAAAATTTGGGCATCACTGGCTGAAGATAGGATGAAAGAAGACTTGAAAATACATCAGTACCCTATGACTATTAATTCAGATGTACCTTTCACAAGCAGAGGGGAATAGTGGTTAAAAGCAGTGCAGTTTCATCGAAAGGAGCTAATGGAGAGtctgtgttgatttttttaatttttattttttttccttcccactctCTCATGAATCCcaaaagagaaagatggaaaaagcGTGTATGGCAACTGAGATAAGGGGAAGGCTGAAGACAGTAACTTCAGTTTTGGAGTCTGTTTTTCAAGTGCTGTAAATTCCCTATTTCATCAAATACAATACATTGTTTTGAATAAATTATATTGTTTTGCGATCAGTGGAGTTTTTGTCAGCTCTAGAAGTGAAATTTAAGCTGATTCATAATTAAGGAAATGTATGGCTCCAAATCCTTTTTTCAAGGCAAGTTTTTCAAGTTACCGAGAGATAGTATTTCAGTCTCTTACTGTGCATTGTCAACCTGTATTTTATGTGCATATCTTAgagattttacattttccatAATTTTGGTATTTATGTTATAGTGTTGTGATTGAGAAAATTGTGGACAGACAAGGCACCTgcaatttcagtttttaagagCCTTGTTATCTCTTTGTAGCTCAGATTACAAGTAATCTGAATATCCGTTAGAATGCACGGTACACATAAAGTCTTTTCTCCTAAAATATGCCTTAAGATGTTCAGTTTTGTACTAACTGGACCTAAGTTTGATATCTGAACATTGTGCTTTGTTAGGAAATGTATGTctggggaagaggagctgcCTAATGGATCATGGCTCTGGTGTTCACAGGACATACTTTAATTCTATCATTAATGATGTTTGCTGTCTTCACTTTTGAAGAATCTGTAAGCAATTACTCTGATTGGATGACTTTTGTAGAAAATTTAGATCAATATGAAAAACAGCAACTTGAAGGTCTTGGTGCtgagcagaagctgaagaaaatggcTCTTCATCCAAGCTTGTATTTTGATGCTGAAGATGTCCAGTCACTGAGGCAGAAAGCTCGTACAAGCCATTCCCATCTATTCAAAGCCATCAGAAGCGCAGTGATGGTTATGCTGTCCAACCCATTATACTACCTACCTCCACCCAAGCATGTTGATTTTGCTGCAAAGTGGAATGAGATTTATGGTAACAATCTGCCACCTCTAGCATTTTATTGTTTACTGTGCCCCGAAGATAAAGCTGCATTTGATTTTGTCCTAGAATATATGGATAGAATGGCTGGCTACAAAAACTGGTTGGTTGAGAATGCACCTGGAGATGAAGTGCCACTCGGTCACTCCCTAACAGGATTTGCCACTGCTTTTGACTTCTTGTATAATTCACTGGAAAATGAGAGAAGGCAAAAATACCTGGAGAAGATATGGTCTGTCAGTGAGGAAATGTATGAGTACTCAAAGGTTCGTTCCTGGGGAAAGCAGCTTCTCCATAATCACCAAGCAACCAATATGCTCGCTTTGCTTATTGGGGCTCTAGTTGCAGGGGTGGACAAAGGGTCTCGAGCAAATATTTGGAAACACACTGTGGTTGATGTGATGGAGAAAACAATGTTTCTGCTCAATCATATTGTAGATGGGTCTTTGGATGAGGGAGTAGCTTATGGGAGTTACACAGCAAAGTCAGTAACCCAATATGTTTTCCTGGCCCAGCGCCACTTTGGTATTAACAACTTGGATAATAACTGGCTCAAAATGCACTTTTGGTTTTACTATGCCACCCTATTGCCAGGCTTTCAGAGGACTGTGGGCATAGCAGATTCTAATTACAACTGGTTTTATGGTCCTGAGAGCCAGCTGGTTTTCTTGGATAAGTTTATAATGAAGAATGGAGCTGGAAACTGGCTGGCACAGCAGATTAGAAAACACAGACCCAAGGATGGGCCAATGGTGCCGTCCACTGCACAGCGGTGGAGCACACTACACACTGAATTTATATGGTACGCTGCTGAAATCGCTCCACAGCCACCTCCTCACTACGGTACAGCTAAAATGCACGTGTTTCCTAACTGGGGAGTTGTTACTTATGGGGCTGGATTGCCAAATGATCAGTCAAACACCTTTGTGTCCTTTAAGTCTGGAAAACTTGGTGGACGTGCCATCTACGATATTGTTCACTTTCAACCATATGCCTGGATTGATGGGTGGAGAAGTTTCAATCCGGGACATGAACATCCTGATCAGAACTCTTTCACTTTTGCTCCCAATGGGCAAGTGTTTGTATCTGAGGCTCTTTATGGACCTAAACTCAGCCACCTGAACAACGTCTTGGTCTTTGCTCCATCTCCTACGAGCCAGTGCAACCAGCCTTGGGAGGGACAGCTTGGTGAATGTGCCCAGTGGCTGAAGTGGATCGGTGATGAGGTTGGAGACTCAACCGGAGAAATTATAACAGCCTCCCAGGCTGGAGACATGATGTTTGTGAGTGGTGAGGCAGTATCTGCTTACACATCAGCAATGAAATTGAAAAGTGTGTATCGCATTTTGCTGCTCTTAAATTCTCAGACATTGTTAGTAGTAGACCATATTGAGAAGGAGGAAGACTCTCCTGTTAATTCTGTCAGTGCCTTTTTTCATAATCTTGACATCGATTTTAAATACATACCCTATAAGTTTAAGAACAAATACAACGGAGCTATGATGGATGTGTGGGATGCCCACTACAAGATGTTGTGGTTTGATCATCATGGGAGTAGTCCTGTTGCTAGGATACAGGAGGCAGAGCAAGCTGCTGAATTCAAAAAACGATGGACTCAGTTTGTAAATGTTACCTTTCCAATGAAAAACATGCTTACGAGGATTGTTTACCTTTTCTATGGCCCATATGTCAATGTTTCTAACTGCCGGCTCATAGATAATGCAAAATCTGGATTTCAGATTTCGCTCAGTGTcaacagcactgaaaatacCATCTCTGTTGTGACTGAATATCAGAATTTAAAGACAAGGTTTGACTACTTGGGATTTGGTGGTTTTGCCAAAGTAGTTCATGAAAACAAAGTGACCAAGTTTGGTCTAGGTACTGAATTAGtggaaaaacagataaaaaacaaTAGGGTGGTTTTCCCCTTTGGATTCAAAGTGAACGTAATTGCAGGGTTAATTTTGGGTGTTAGTTTGGTCATACTGGCTTTTCAGTGGCAGTTTTACGTATCCTTCAGTAAAATGTTGCGTTGGATCCTAATTCTGGTTGTCACACTGTGGCTTATTGAGTTGGTGGATGTGTGGAGCATGTGTACTCAGCCCATCTGTGCAAAATGGAGCAGTGACATGTCAAGGCTAGAACATGATAAAGGCAATAAAGCCAAACAGTTAGAAGGAAACCCTGTTGTTTTACCAGATGTTATTGTCACTTCACTTCCTGCTTCTGGTGCAGAAATtttaaagcagctgtttttcaaTAGCAGTGACTTTTTATATGTCAGGATACCTACACCCTATCTCGAAATTCCTGTGACTGAATTTGAAATTGATTCCTTTGTAGATCCATGTGAATGGAAGGTTTCTGATGTCCAGAATGGTCATTTTCATCTTATCCAGGGGTGGCTCCAGTCTCTAATTCGAGGCACAAAGTTACATTTACAAAACATTCATTTATATGAAGGCAGCATAAGTAAAATTTCTCAGCATTCTGCGATAAGCAAGGACAAAAAGAAGAGATCCAAAAAGAGAGAATCACTGTCAGAGCAAAGAAGCAGGGCAAGAGGGAGTCAAGATAAAGATGCTGAATATATTAGGGAACTGAGAAGACATCTCATCTATTATCCTAATGCACGGCCCGTGCTTAGTTTAAGTAGTGGGAGCTGGACGCTAAAGCTTCCCTTCTTTCAGGAAATCCTAGGACCATCAATGAGAGCATTATATGTAGTAAGGGACCCACGGGCATGGATCTATTCCATGTTGTACAAAAATAAGCCAAGCCTTTATTCCTTGAAAAATGTTCCACAACACTTGGCTGCAATgtttaaaggagaaaatggtAAAGGAAAGTGTAGTGTAAATGAAGGTTATGCTTTTGAATATGAGTCATTAAGAAAAGAACTTTCAAATTCTAATTCAAATGCTGTTTCTATGTTGTCCTATTTATGGCTAGCAAACACAGCAGCGGCACTGAGAATAAATGGGAACTTGCAGCCAAGAAATTACCAGCTGGTCAAGTTTGAGGATATTGTGAGCTTTCCTCAGAAGACAGCTGAaacagtttttgcttttcttggtattcctcttcctcctgctagCTTAAACCAAATATTATTTGCCACCTCCACCAATCTTTTCTATCTTCCTTACGAAGGGGAAATTTCACCAAGTAGCATTCATGCCTGGAAACAAAACATGCCCAGTGAAGAGATTAGACAGATTGAAGATATCTGTTGTTCTGTAATGGATCACTTAGGATACCCaaagtttataaaataaatgctgcaggTCAGCTTAAATTTGCACTAATGATCTCTGACTCCCAATTTGTGGATAAGTATTAGAGAAGTTTGTTTATTCTTGTAAAATGTGTACAGTCTGCTACTTTCAGAGagattattttaagaaaaggatAGTTGTTCTTGCAagtgtgggttttattttggtgttttttaaaaaaaatactggtaactgcttttgcttcctttaaaaaaaaaacctgtgtgaaCCTTTATACAACTACCAACTGGGGACTCTATAGCTCAGGGGATTAGTAATAGAATATGGAGCTTTTCACTTCCAGCTGACCAGTTTGACTGCAGCCCAAGTGATTAGTTCTGAAAATGCTTACCATCTGATGATCATATGTCTGCTCATATGAAAATAAACTGGTTAAACTGGCCCAGTTCTCACTGGTGATAATTATACCCCCCACCGCACCAGCCCCTCCTTGACAGGTTTACTGATTCTGTCTGCATCTCAGTGGTCACTATAGTGgtgcaaaataaacataataaGAGATTTAAGGCTGTTCAGCATCCCTTCAGAACATTTGAGTGAATCTAGCTTCTTATTTACAGTATCAGCAGACAGGCCCAGAACTGGAATGGACATGAATATTGAATATCATTATaggatttctttccttcagctcaGAGATGTGGCAGTTAAATTGGCTTTTTTGCTTTGATGAAAGAGAAGACTTCATTTTCTGTGCCTGACAATGTGGTACCCTTTGTGAGCCTGAAGTAAAgtctctggagaaaaagaaatgggacaaaatctaaGAAACCAGCATGCTCTCCCAAACAAGCAGTTGAATTTGGAGAAGATTTTGGGTAGTTTTGGCCTGCCTCAACCTagtttaattttgaaagttgTTAACACCTTTGCTCCTTGCACTGCTTTATCCTAAATGTCTTTTCTAAGAGGTTCTGCAaggattttctctcttttgagTGAGACTCTTCCATCCTTCTTTCTTGTAACTGATTTATCTGCTGATTCTTGTGCATAATTTCATTGAGACCAGTGAAAATATTTGATCTCGTTGTCAATGGCTCATTGTTGATGTCTGCATATAATGTCAATCTGAGGTTTAGAAGATCTTAAATAAATTTCTAGGTCTGTGTTGCTGAGgcatgttttgcttttctgtataATGATTTTCTGAAGGACAACCATGGCTAACCTGAAGTCTTCTTTCAGAAGAGAGGGGATAAACCTGAAAATCACCTGACCCTCAGCCACCTCACATTTGAGTGATGTTTCCTTGCAGTAAACTATTCCAAAGTTGTCTGATTTTTATCATGATTGGTGTTTCTTTAACATGATGCTTTAATAGGCTATTGGTTAGGAAACAGATAGGCTTGGTAGATGTGTCTTTGTCAcagcttattttcttcttgagtCACACTCTTTGTGCATGaccattaagaaaaaaatttcccaTTTCCCAATTTAATTTGCTCAACATTCTTTGGAAATGCATGTATATTGTAAATGTCTGCAGATGTGTAAATCAGATCACAAAAAGACATCTGTTTCCTTTACCATCTGTTTCTTATTACAAATGGAATTGTCTTTAAATGCGCTTCGATTAGTTTGTGGGAGTTTGGATCAGAGTTTGGCTTTTTATATTGAAATATGTGATTAATTACGCTTTATTTGGATGGTAAGCATTAGACAATATCAAAAAGGCAGTGAGTTTCTTTGTACAGATTACAGGTACCCTTGCTGATTTCTAATATAAAGGAGTTCTTGCCTTTCAGTCTGTTAATGTCCCAGTGTGAACCCACTGTATTGTCCCTTCCATACATACATTTCACATCCTTTGAGGCACATTGTGGTATCTCATTATGACCTAGATAGAAGTAGCTCTGTCTTGGCCAGTCATTAATATGTCAGAATAGGCCTATTGTTATTTTGTGGTCTCACTAACCGTAACTTAGCTGTCATTTACTAGCAGcatggttttggcttttttcccttcagttctAGGTCTCACCCCTGGCTACATGAAATGCCACGTTAAAGGAAATATCAAGTTAATGTACACTGATGTGACAGTGAAAATTTGGTTTTCAAGTATCTTTCTCTCAAGTCAGCTTCTCCCTAAAGCTTTTTTTGATAATAcgttaaaaacaagaaaaagtatTGATGATTCTATGTCTGTACAGTCTGTACTTGACAATATAAGTTTCAGCATTTGCCTTCTGTTTCCAGGATTTATACTCTAGAATCAGAGTaaataaaaaggcttttctcTGTCAGATGTTTTAGGGAAACTGAAGGTAAGAATTAAGACTGCCTATATATATTTGTGGAAATAGAAAGAGACCTTTAAATTCCTTCCTGAAAGTGCAGTATGGAATGCCACAATACTCTGTAAACccactttttgtttgtttttgagaaGTTAGGGTGAACAGAATCGTCTATTGGGAGCATCATCTGTCCTGCTGTTGGAATACGGGTTATCCCATGCACATAGATTCAtagacaaggagtaatggatacaagttggagcataggaggtttaagatgaatatcaggaaaaatttttttactgtaagagtgacagagcactggaacaggctgcccagagaggttgtggagtctccttcgctggagacattcaaaacccgcctggacgccttcctgtgtgatgtactctaggtgaccctgctctggcaggggggttggactagatgatctttcgaggtcccttccaacccctaggattctatgattctatgattctatgataatagtGTCATGGCTCGCATGAATTATATGCAAGATTTTGgagctatttattttctgtactgtAATTTCCCAGTTAAAACAATGCATAATCTGTTATTCAGATTTTATTGCATTGTGTGTTCCTTATACAGATgtaaaaaggtagaaaaaaactatttttagatCATCTTGTGAGGGCAAGTGCATTATAAGAATTGTgctaaaaatatgtaaaaggcAAAGCACTGTCTTTGAAAACAGCAGAGTAGGAGTGCCTAAGGTATGGCAAGTCTCAGATTTTCAATCAAATACCTCTTTTGATTAATTTTAGATGACAAGTTATATGAGCATTTGAGTGAAGCTAGTAAGAGGGGATGTATCCCAGCTATGGAGCTGAATAACTTTGTTGAGATTGTGACCTTCTACCTGTATGAATAGCAACCCAAGACACAGCAGAAAGCTGAATAAGCATGCATGAAATTAACAAGAATGCCTACTAAAAGGATGCAAGATCTGGGACTTTGTAGAATAAATATTAGTGGCACCATCCATAAAATGACAATTGTGGTATGGAGAAGCAGGAATACTGTGAAGGcctgctgttaaaaaaataaaaacaaatttgcaTTTCTCTATTAAAGGATAAAATTCGAATTTTATGTCTGTGCTGATCTTAAGTCAAATTGATCATTACATTgatctttgtttttcctcatgcaAGTGTTCCCACTGAGACCAGTTTGGTTTGTTCTATTAAGAATTTGAGTGCAATTTTATAATAGGATTTTGTGGGTGTGCAGAATTATCCTCAAAATTCTCTTCTGTCACTAGCACCCAGTGAAATAATAGTCACTATATAGACACAGACATTAACCTGCCCTTTCTCCATATAGTCAAGTGTAAGACTGTCAGTAAAACTTGGGAATTGTTAGACCTTTTTGAAAAGCATGCCTGTTTAGGGAGATTGTATTGAGGAGTGTTCTGGCACTTTCAGTTACACTTTCATAAATATGCTCATGAGAACTAGTGACGGTGGTACTTaactttgcttcctttttctccctgtgttAACTGTTGATAATTATTTGTACTCTATTATAGTTTGAACTGTCCGGTTGTAAGACAGCTGAGATTCCAATGTATTTCAGAGAGACAGGCTTTATTTAAATGCTTATATTTCTGAATCAGAAGactaagaaaaataactggCAAGGAAAACACTTCAGTTATTTACCACTTCAAAACTAAGTGGCAGTGGCCCTGGGAAGATACAGATGGGTCTTGGCATTCAGTGTTCTATCAAATCATATTAATCTATAGTCTCTGAGCAGATCATAATGCTTCTGTTGCTCCTAGTAGGCTTTTTGCAAGAGCAATGTCTGTGGAGATGACCATCAGCATCATGATCAGATTGGTTCCTTTCATGTTCTTGGCACACAGATGGCATACAGTCCTTGTCCCATTGATGTTTGAACAGTTAATTTGCAAGATTCAGAGTTGAATTTCTGTATGAGATCCTCAGTTATGCATAGAGTATATGGCACAATTCCTTTGAGAGTGTGATACTACTCTGATAGTGTTAGaatgcaaagcaaacaaaaaatgcactTGGAAGTTCTTGGAACTTGGAAGTTATTGGTAACTGATTTGTAAAGCTGCAGTCATggatctgatttcttttttttaaaccataaaAATGGTTTTGCTTGCTCTTGGAACTTAACGGTGTAACTACTAGGCTAGTCCTATATCCACTTGACAGTCAATTATATACACTATTTATTTGATAAACATGTACATACATAATCTAGCAATAATACTGTGTTTCATGAAAACATGTCCGCAGTGGGAAGTTAAAGATTAAAGGTAAAAATATGTTACCTCAGTATTTCTATAACATACAAAAATTAGATTCTTTGCATGTGGCCCCTATATTGATTTCCATATGTTGGAATATTTTCTAGGTAAAAACCTGTTAAATTTATTCAGGTGACTTAGAAGTAATTtataaagatgttttctttttaattacacataaaattattttattcaagaGGATAAGTACTGCATTTTAACACTTTTCTGATCAGGGCATC
This Apus apus isolate bApuApu2 chromosome 2, bApuApu2.pri.cur, whole genome shotgun sequence DNA region includes the following protein-coding sequences:
- the DSEL gene encoding dermatan-sulfate epimerase-like protein, with the translated sequence MALVFTGHTLILSLMMFAVFTFEESVSNYSDWMTFVENLDQYEKQQLEGLGAEQKLKKMALHPSLYFDAEDVQSLRQKARTSHSHLFKAIRSAVMVMLSNPLYYLPPPKHVDFAAKWNEIYGNNLPPLAFYCLLCPEDKAAFDFVLEYMDRMAGYKNWLVENAPGDEVPLGHSLTGFATAFDFLYNSLENERRQKYLEKIWSVSEEMYEYSKVRSWGKQLLHNHQATNMLALLIGALVAGVDKGSRANIWKHTVVDVMEKTMFLLNHIVDGSLDEGVAYGSYTAKSVTQYVFLAQRHFGINNLDNNWLKMHFWFYYATLLPGFQRTVGIADSNYNWFYGPESQLVFLDKFIMKNGAGNWLAQQIRKHRPKDGPMVPSTAQRWSTLHTEFIWYAAEIAPQPPPHYGTAKMHVFPNWGVVTYGAGLPNDQSNTFVSFKSGKLGGRAIYDIVHFQPYAWIDGWRSFNPGHEHPDQNSFTFAPNGQVFVSEALYGPKLSHLNNVLVFAPSPTSQCNQPWEGQLGECAQWLKWIGDEVGDSTGEIITASQAGDMMFVSGEAVSAYTSAMKLKSVYRILLLLNSQTLLVVDHIEKEEDSPVNSVSAFFHNLDIDFKYIPYKFKNKYNGAMMDVWDAHYKMLWFDHHGSSPVARIQEAEQAAEFKKRWTQFVNVTFPMKNMLTRIVYLFYGPYVNVSNCRLIDNAKSGFQISLSVNSTENTISVVTEYQNLKTRFDYLGFGGFAKVVHENKVTKFGLGTELVEKQIKNNRVVFPFGFKVNVIAGLILGVSLVILAFQWQFYVSFSKMLRWILILVVTLWLIELVDVWSMCTQPICAKWSSDMSRLEHDKGNKAKQLEGNPVVLPDVIVTSLPASGAEILKQLFFNSSDFLYVRIPTPYLEIPVTEFEIDSFVDPCEWKVSDVQNGHFHLIQGWLQSLIRGTKLHLQNIHLYEGSISKISQHSAISKDKKKRSKKRESLSEQRSRARGSQDKDAEYIRELRRHLIYYPNARPVLSLSSGSWTLKLPFFQEILGPSMRALYVVRDPRAWIYSMLYKNKPSLYSLKNVPQHLAAMFKGENGKGKCSVNEGYAFEYESLRKELSNSNSNAVSMLSYLWLANTAAALRINGNLQPRNYQLVKFEDIVSFPQKTAETVFAFLGIPLPPASLNQILFATSTNLFYLPYEGEISPSSIHAWKQNMPSEEIRQIEDICCSVMDHLGYPKFIK